In the genome of Montipora foliosa isolate CH-2021 chromosome 3, ASM3666993v2, whole genome shotgun sequence, one region contains:
- the LOC137995406 gene encoding uncharacterized protein, with translation MGIQCDECEQWFHVRSDCCDLSHEMYEILVNSSCSWICPLCGLPNFSDSFFDNSLHSLCSSNSFDQLNSCDAEVPPVQANCKQTSTKASRHFKPNSKPRKLTCLVINCRSLKNKIADIAAVIDVHKPDVILGNESWLNPEITSSEIFPEGYTVFRKDRAEGQTGGGVFQAIKGDIIATHRVDLDTDCEIIWSQCQTAGRRSKSLFLASFYRPHSHDVKSLDELDASLLKLGDKLHKHDMIVAGDFNAPNISWDNLEVPTNPSSSSRKLIELTQEYNLMQFVKEPTRRQGNSSKTLDLVLSNSPDIICNVSVEPGISDHDIVLFTLKLSCHKKRHVKRKIYIRKRLDNERIKLKLKTLAEKLNTQYDNNSVEAKWNDFENSVRNIMDSCIPYKMTSSRYNLPWFNRSLRRQSRAIQRLYNKAKKTGSENHWNKFFAARKHMHKNLKLAREEYISGHLSEAIKVNPTRFWSYVK, from the coding sequence ATGGGGATTCAGTGCGACGAGTGCGAGCAATGGTTTCACGTGAGGTCTGATTGTTGCGACTTATCGCATGAGATGTACGAGATCCTAGTAAACTCGTCCTGCTCCTGGATTTGCCCTCTCTGCGGATTGCCTAATTTCTCAGACTCTTTTTTCGATAATTCATTGCATTCCTTGTGCTCGTCAAATAGTTTTGACCAACTAAATAGTTGCGACGCCGAAGTTCCTCCAGTACAAGCAAATTGTAAACAAACGTCGACAAAGGCGTCGCGCCATTTTAAACCAAACTCTAAACCAAGGAAATTGACATGTCTGGTCATAAATTGCCGGAGCTTAAAGAACAAGATTGCAGACATCGCAGCTGTAATTGATGTACACAAACCCGATGTAATTCTTGGCAATGAGTCTTGGTTAAACCCAGAAATTACAAGCTCGGAGATCTTCCCGGAAGGTTATACTGTATTTAGAAAGGACAGAGCCGAAGGTCAAACCGGTGGTGGTGTTTTCCAAGCAATAAAAGGTGATATCATAGCTACGCATCGTGTTGATCTGGACACAGATTGCGAAATCATATGGAGCCAATGCCAAACGGCTGGAAGGCGGTCTAAATCACTCTTTCTTGCATCCTTTTATCGACCACATTCCCACGATGTTAAAAGTCTGGATGAACTGGACGCCTCTCTGCTCAAACTAGGTGATAAACTCCACAAACATGATATGATTGTCGCGGGCGATTTTAATGCTCCAAATATCTCATGGGATAATCTCGAGGTTCCAACaaatccttcttcttcttccaggAAATTGATTGAGCTGACTCAAGAATATAATTTAATGCAGTTCGTAAAGGAACCAACTAGGCGGCAAGGCAACTCAAGTAAGACCTTAGACCTTGTCTTATCAAATAGCCCAGATATCATTTGTAATGTAAGTGTAGAACCAGGAATTAGCGATCATGACATAGTGTTGTTTACCCTGAAGCTATCCTGCCACAAAAAACGGCATGTCAAGCGGAAAATTTACATCAGAAAGCGGCTTGACAACGAGCGtattaaattgaaattaaaaacaCTTGCTGAAAAGCTCAACACTCAGTATGATAACAACTCGGTGGAAGCGAAGTGGAATGATTTTGAAAACAGTGTTCGCAACATTATGGACTCTTGTATCCCGTATAAGATGACAAGTTCAAGATACAATTTACCTTGGTTCAATCGCTCGCTTCGACGACAATCCAGGGCAATACAAAGACTATATAACAAGGCAAAGAAAACAGGATCTGAAAATCATTGGAATAAGTTTTTTGCCGCCAGGAAACACATGCACAAGAATCTTAAGTTGGCAAGAGAGGAGTATATAAGTGGCCACCTCAGTGAGGCAATCAAGGTCAACCCAACCCGTTTTTGGTCCTACGtaaagtag
- the LOC137995407 gene encoding uncharacterized protein, which produces MNDGLPSTNSREKAIKMRKQMTELLRRGGFRLHKWMTNDEEVLQTILAQDRSPRFLGLSENKLPTDRALGIIWDGEEDMLEFIGLSGDAGTMRRKILGQAFSVWNPLVFVLPFTIRSKIILQNLNHMKYSWDDGLREADLREWREWHSEAAALDEIKIPRAFLGQSKGVRENSLRVFCDSSKDAYGACAYLRREFEDTTVECRLVGGKGRVASLKIQSICRLELMGALLAARLAETLATELTM; this is translated from the coding sequence ATGAATGATGGCCTGCCATCTACTAACTCGCGAGAAAAAGCGATTAAGATGCGCAAGCAAATGACTGAGTTGCTGCGTCGTGGGGGGTTCCGCCTTCACAAGTGGATGACAAATGACGAAGAAGTTTTGCAAACTATCCTAGCGCAGGACAGATCTCCACGATTCCTTGGGTTGAGTGAGAATAAGCTGCCGACAGACAGAGCTTTAGGTATCATATGGGATGGTGAGGAAGATATGTTGGAGTTTATTGGGTTAAGTGGAGATGCTGGCACTATGAGGAGGAAAATACTTGGCCAAGCGTTCTCAGTTTGGAATCCTCTAGTGTTCGTGCTCCCTTTTACAATTAGAAGTAAGATCATCTTGCAGAATTTAAATCACATGAAGTATAGCTGGGATGACGGCTTGAGGGAAGCTGATCTTCGAGAATGGCGCGAGTGGCACAGTGAAGCAGCAGCACTTGATGAGATCAAGATTCCCAGAGCCTTCCTTGGTCAAAGTAAAGGTGTGAGAGAAAACTCCTTACGCGTGTTTTGTGATTCTAGTAAGGATGCCTATGGTGCATGCGCTTATTTGAGGCGAGAATTTGAGGATACCACCGTGGAATGTAGACTGGTAGGTGGGAAAGGACGAGTTGCATCCCTGAAGATTCAGTCGATCTGCAGGCTCGAGCTCATGGGAGCGCTTTTAGCAGCACGTCTAGCTGAGACTCTAGCAACGGAGTTGACGATGTAG